A stretch of DNA from Nitratireductor thuwali:
ACCTGCTTCATCGATCACGGCTCAGCCCCTTTTCATCCAGTTCTTCGAGATATTCCTGCCACCGTGCCTCACGCTCGCGGCACAAGGTGGCCAGATAGGTCCAGCTGAAAAGCCCGGTATCATGGCCGTCGTCGAATACGATGCGCACCGCGTAATTGCCCACGGGCTCCATGCGGGCAATGCCGACATCGCGCTTGCCGCCCACCGTCACGCGCTGATCCGGCGAATGGCCCTGCACTTCCGCCGAGGGCGACAGCACCCGCAGCAGCTCCGCACCGAGCGCGACGGGCTCCTCCCCGTCGAATGTGACGGTCAGCGTTCGCCGATCGCGGGAGACCCTGAGTTCGCTGGGAGGCTTCATGAGTATGTCCGCAGGTTGGAGCGATGAATATTGCCGAAGCGTCTGCCGTGATGCTAGCCTGCCCTTCGCCCTTGAAAAAGCCCCTGATCGGCCTGACATTCGGTCCAGCCGGAAAAACGAGCCAGGAGCGCGGAATGAACACGGTATCCAGCATGATCGACCCATTCGGACGCGCCATCGACTACCTGCGCGTCTCGGTCACCGACCGCTGCGACTTCCGCTGCGTCTACTGCATGGCCGAGGACATGACGTTCCTGCCCAAGCGCGACCTGCTCAGCCTTGAGGAGCTCGACCGGCTGTGCACGGTGTTCATCGAGAAGGGCGTGCGCCGGTTGAGGCTCACCGGCGGCGAGCCGCTGGTCCGCAAGAACATCATGCATCTCGTCCGCGAATTGTCGCGGCACCTGAAATCGGGCGCGCTCGATGAGCTGACCCTGACGACGAACGGCTCTCAGCTGGAGCGCTTTGCCGGCGAGCTTGCCGATTGCGGCGTCGAGCGTATCAACGTCTCGATCGATACCCTCGATCCGGACAAGTTCCGCGCCATCACGCGCTGGGGTCATCTCGACCGGGTGATGCGCGGCATCGATGCGGCCGCCGCCGCAGGCCTGAAGATCAAGCTCAATACGGTGGCGCTCAAGGGCTTCAACGAAGCCGAGATCCCGGAGATGCTTTCCTGGGCCCATGGCCGCGGCATGGACATGACCGTGATCGAGACCATGCCGCTCGGCGAAATCGACGGCGACCGCACCGATCAGTACCTGCCCCTTTCCCAATTGCGCGCCGACCTGGAAAAGCGCTTCACGCTGACGGACATACCCTACAAGACGGGCGGGCCGGCGCGCTATGTCGAGGTCGCCGAGACCGGAGGCCGACTCGGCTTCATCACGCCGATGACCCACAATTTCTGCGAAAGCTGCAACCGCGTCCGCATGACCTGTACCGGCACGCTGTTCATGTGCCTCGGCCAGGAGGACGCCGCCGATCTGCGCGGTCCGCTGCGGGCCTCGGAAGGCAACGACCTTCTGTCGGCTGCGATCGACGAGGCGATCTTCCGCAAACCCAGGGGCCATGATTTCGTCATCGACCGGCGCACGAAGCGTCCGGCCGTCTCCCGCCACATGAGCGTCACCGGCGGCTGAACCACTGTTTAGCGCCGCTGGACCGATTGCCAGGCGCGCCCGAAAATAATAAGCCATCCTGATCAATTCTGCCGACGGGGTGCGCGTGGCTCTTTCTCCCAATCTGCGTGGTGCGCTTTTCATGTCGGTCTCGATGGCCGGCTTCACCATCAACGATGCTTTTGCCAAGCTGGCCTCGCAGGGTATGAACATGGGCCAGATCATGCTCGTGCGCGGCGTCTTTGCCACCATCCTGCTGGCGCTGCTCGTCTGGCGCACCGGCGCATTCTCCAGGCTCGGCGGGCTCCGCCATCCAAGCGTTTTCCTGCGCATGGTTTGCGAGGTCGCGGCCACTGTGACGTTCCTGACGGCGCTCATGCGGCTTCCCATCGCTAATGTTCACGCTGTCCTCCAGGCCCTGCCGCTCGCCGTCACCATGGGTGCGGCGCTTTTCTACGGCGAGCCCGTCGGCTGGCGCAGATGGGCCGCCATCGCGGTCGGTTTCGCCGGCGTCATGATCATCGTTCGCCCCGGGCTGGAAGGTTTCAGCGGCTGGTCGTTGCTGGCGCTCGCCGCGGTCGGCTTCTGCATGGTGCGCGACCTTGCCACGAGGCAGATCCCCGGCACCACGCCCACGGCGCTGGTATCCATCGCCACCTCGATCGCGGTCTCCATATGCGGAGCGGCTCTGATCGGGCCTTTCGGCGGCTGGTCGCCGCTCACCTTCGCGAACGTTTCCCTGCTTCTGGCTGCCGCCGTTTTCCTGATCTTCGGCTACCAGTTCATCATCATGGCCATGCGCGAGGGGGACGTCTCCTTCATGGCTCCGTTTCGCTACACGGGGCTGCTGTGGGCCATTCTGCTGGGCCTTGTAATCTTTGGCGACATTCCTGATCTGATGATGCTTGCAGGAGCGGCGATCGTCGTGGCCTCGGGGCTTTACGCCCTGTACCGCGAGCAGGTCGTTGCGAGGAAAACGCCCATCGTCCACAGCACCGGGCCGGGCATGGCGCCCGACGGCGTGTAGGGCGGAGAAAGAAACAGCATGTCGGTCCGCAGCTTAGATCGCACGACCCCGCCGCACATTCTGACCCTCGTGATGGCGGCCGCCACCGCGGCCGTCGCCATGAACGTCTTCCTGCCGTCCCTGCCCGGCATGGCCGAGTACTTCGAGGCGGACTACGGCATCGTCCAGCTCGCGGTCTCGCTTTACCTCGTGGCGACCGCCATTCTCCAGCTCGGCATCGGCCCGGCCTCCGACCGGTTCGGACGCAGGCCGGTCATGCTGGCAAGCTTTGCGATCTTCATCGCGAGCACCTTTGCCGCGACCTATGCGCCGACCATCGAGATCTTTCTGGTCTGCCGTGTCCTTCAGGCATTCGCCGCAGCCGGAATGGTGCTGTCGCGGGCCATCGTGCGTGACACGGTCGGGACCGACGAGGCCGCGAGCCGCATCGGCTACATAACGATGGGCATGACCGTCGCCCCGATGATCGGCCCGTTGATCGGCGGCTTCCTCGACGAGCTTTATGGCTGGCAGGCCACGTTCCACCTGATGCTGGCCTTC
This window harbors:
- the moaA gene encoding GTP 3',8-cyclase MoaA; translated protein: MNTVSSMIDPFGRAIDYLRVSVTDRCDFRCVYCMAEDMTFLPKRDLLSLEELDRLCTVFIEKGVRRLRLTGGEPLVRKNIMHLVRELSRHLKSGALDELTLTTNGSQLERFAGELADCGVERINVSIDTLDPDKFRAITRWGHLDRVMRGIDAAAAAGLKIKLNTVALKGFNEAEIPEMLSWAHGRGMDMTVIETMPLGEIDGDRTDQYLPLSQLRADLEKRFTLTDIPYKTGGPARYVEVAETGGRLGFITPMTHNFCESCNRVRMTCTGTLFMCLGQEDAADLRGPLRASEGNDLLSAAIDEAIFRKPRGHDFVIDRRTKRPAVSRHMSVTGG
- a CDS encoding DUF971 domain-containing protein, whose protein sequence is MKPPSELRVSRDRRTLTVTFDGEEPVALGAELLRVLSPSAEVQGHSPDQRVTVGGKRDVGIARMEPVGNYAVRIVFDDGHDTGLFSWTYLATLCREREARWQEYLEELDEKGLSRDR
- a CDS encoding DMT family transporter, which translates into the protein MALSPNLRGALFMSVSMAGFTINDAFAKLASQGMNMGQIMLVRGVFATILLALLVWRTGAFSRLGGLRHPSVFLRMVCEVAATVTFLTALMRLPIANVHAVLQALPLAVTMGAALFYGEPVGWRRWAAIAVGFAGVMIIVRPGLEGFSGWSLLALAAVGFCMVRDLATRQIPGTTPTALVSIATSIAVSICGAALIGPFGGWSPLTFANVSLLLAAAVFLIFGYQFIIMAMREGDVSFMAPFRYTGLLWAILLGLVIFGDIPDLMMLAGAAIVVASGLYALYREQVVARKTPIVHSTGPGMAPDGV